From the Thermovirga lienii DSM 17291 genome, one window contains:
- a CDS encoding Appr-1-p processing domain protein (PFAM: Macro domain~COGs: COG2110 phosphatase homologous to the C-terminal domain of histone macroH2A1~InterPro IPR002589~KEGG: pth:PTH_2212 phosphatase~PFAM: Appr-1-p processing domain protein~SMART: Appr-1-p processing domain protein~SPTR: Appr-1-p processing enzyme family protein) has product MVSERKVGKTVIRLVKGDITQYDGDAIVNAANNHLWMGAGVAGAIKRRGGESIEKEAVERGPIKVGEAIVTEAGDLDVDYIIHAAVMGQDLKTSEAIIREATQNSLYKCDELGIERVAFPAFGTGIGGFPVDKCAKAMLEEVVLYLEEEKDTNLREIAFYLFGEETYMAFARALEKVHVVQGMEGE; this is encoded by the coding sequence ATGGTTTCCGAGCGAAAGGTCGGAAAGACGGTAATAAGGCTTGTAAAGGGAGACATAACTCAATATGACGGTGATGCCATAGTCAATGCAGCCAACAACCACTTGTGGATGGGAGCTGGTGTAGCAGGAGCTATAAAGAGGAGAGGAGGAGAGTCCATAGAAAAGGAGGCAGTGGAGCGGGGCCCCATTAAGGTTGGAGAAGCCATAGTGACAGAGGCTGGCGACTTGGATGTGGACTACATAATCCATGCTGCTGTGATGGGACAGGACCTCAAGACGAGCGAGGCCATAATAAGGGAAGCTACGCAGAACAGCTTATATAAGTGCGACGAACTCGGCATAGAGAGGGTTGCGTTTCCTGCCTTTGGCACTGGTATTGGGGGATTCCCCGTCGATAAGTGTGCCAAGGCGATGCTGGAGGAAGTAGTGCTGTATCTTGAGGAAGAAAAGGACACCAACCTCAGGGAGATAGCCTTTTACCTTTTTGGAGAGGAAACCTACATGGCGTTCGCGAGGGCTCTTGAAAAGGTTCACGTAGTCCAAGGAATGGAAGGAGAATAA
- a CDS encoding prolyl-tRNA synthetase (PFAM: Anticodon binding domain; Prolyl-tRNA synthetase, C-terminal; tRNA synthetase class II core domain (G, H, P, S and T)~TIGRFAM: prolyl-tRNA synthetase, family I~COGs: COG0442 Prolyl-tRNA synthetase~InterProIPR002314: IPR004154: IPR016061: IPR004499: IPR 006195: IPR002316~KEGG: tai:Taci_0313 prolyl-tRNA synthetase~PFAM: Prolyl-tRNA synthetase, class II-like; Anticodon-binding domain protein; tRNA synthetase class II (G H P and S)~PRIAM: Proline--tRNA ligase~SPTR: Prolyl-tRNA synthetase;~TIGRFAM: prolyl-tRNA synthetase) — MAKNITPREEDYSQWYLDVIKAAELADYAPVRGCMVIRPNGYSLWEMIQKHFDEAFKDTGHVNAYFPLLIPNSFLEKEADHVEGFAPECAVVTHAGGEELEEPLVVRPTSETVIGHMYSKWVQSWRDLPILINQWCNVMRWEKRSRLFLRTSEFLWQEGHTAHATKEEAMEETLKMLGVYRKIMEEVLALPVITGEKSEGERFPGADNTYTCEAMMTDKKALQAGTSHFLGQNFAKAFDITFQSKEGTLEYAWTTSWGVSTRLIGAIIMTHSDNDGLIVPPNVAPVKAVILPLGAEEAKVTELYEPKAQELAATLNDILGKRSVKVDTNYHMRPADRFFYHLQRGVPLRIELGEKEYSKESVRLVRRDTGERFDVSWDRAPEVVKETLEAIQANLYKRAKDFRESNTHFVESFDEFKKVLAEKGGFIKAYFAGSKEDERAIKEETMATVRCFPLDEEHARGKCFYTGKEGARLAIFAKAY; from the coding sequence ATGGCAAAAAATATTACACCGAGGGAAGAAGATTACTCGCAATGGTACCTTGACGTCATAAAGGCCGCGGAGTTGGCGGACTACGCTCCTGTCAGAGGTTGCATGGTCATAAGGCCCAATGGGTATTCCCTTTGGGAGATGATACAGAAGCATTTTGATGAAGCATTCAAGGACACGGGGCACGTCAACGCTTACTTTCCCCTTCTTATACCCAATTCTTTCTTGGAGAAAGAAGCAGATCACGTGGAGGGGTTCGCTCCTGAGTGCGCGGTGGTTACCCACGCTGGCGGTGAGGAACTTGAAGAACCTTTGGTGGTAAGGCCAACGTCGGAAACGGTAATAGGACACATGTACAGCAAATGGGTTCAGTCTTGGAGGGACCTTCCAATCCTCATAAATCAGTGGTGCAACGTAATGAGGTGGGAGAAGCGGTCAAGACTTTTTCTCAGAACCTCGGAGTTCTTGTGGCAGGAAGGACACACCGCTCATGCCACTAAAGAGGAGGCCATGGAGGAAACCCTCAAGATGCTTGGGGTGTACCGCAAGATAATGGAGGAGGTATTGGCCCTGCCAGTGATAACTGGGGAGAAGTCGGAGGGGGAACGTTTTCCCGGAGCAGACAATACCTATACGTGCGAAGCCATGATGACCGACAAGAAAGCCCTTCAAGCGGGGACTAGCCATTTTCTCGGTCAAAATTTCGCCAAGGCCTTCGATATAACCTTCCAGAGCAAAGAAGGGACCTTGGAGTATGCTTGGACAACCAGTTGGGGAGTATCTACCAGGCTTATAGGGGCCATAATAATGACCCACTCTGACAACGATGGCTTGATTGTGCCGCCTAACGTGGCTCCCGTGAAGGCCGTCATTCTGCCCTTAGGCGCTGAAGAGGCCAAAGTTACGGAACTTTATGAGCCTAAAGCACAGGAATTGGCTGCCACATTGAACGATATATTAGGAAAGAGAAGCGTAAAAGTCGACACCAACTATCACATGAGGCCAGCGGACAGGTTCTTTTACCATCTACAGCGTGGAGTGCCTTTGAGGATTGAACTAGGCGAAAAAGAGTACAGCAAGGAGTCGGTTAGGTTGGTGAGGAGGGACACTGGTGAGAGATTCGATGTGTCCTGGGATAGGGCTCCCGAGGTGGTCAAAGAAACCTTGGAGGCCATCCAGGCCAACCTTTACAAGAGAGCCAAGGACTTCAGAGAATCTAATACCCACTTTGTGGAATCCTTTGATGAGTTCAAGAAGGTCCTTGCAGAAAAGGGTGGATTTATAAAGGCCTACTTTGCTGGAAGCAAGGAAGATGAACGGGCTATAAAAGAGGAGACCATGGCCACAGTTCGCTGCTTCCCCTTGGATGAAGAGCATGCAAGAGGCAAATGCTTCTACACCGGCAAGGAAGGAGCGAGGTTAGCCATTTTCGCTAAAGCGTATTAG